The window GTGGCCACCTGCAGACCGTGATCGGGGAGCCGCAGCACGCCCTGGTGGGGTGCCGGGTTCCCGGCGGCGAGCAGGCCGGCCAGGCCGACCAGGTCGGCGCCCGACGGCAGCGGTGCGGACAGCACCCGGCACACGTTCACCTGGTAGACGTCCCCCGCCGCGATCCGGGCGCGCACCTCCTCGACCGCGGCCACGTAGCCGTCCTGGCCCAGGGTGGACGTCCACTCGTCACGGTCGATGCCCGGCCAGGGTCGAGTCGGGAGCGGCGCGGGTCGGACGTCGGCGAACCGGGCCGCGAGGAACTCGCCCTCGAAGCCGGCGACGACGGCCCACCAGCCGCGGTCGAGGACCGCCGGGTCGTCCACGACCTCGACTAGCCCGGTCGCCAGCTGCCCACCGAGGTGGGCCAGCGCCTCAGTCATCCCCTCCCGCACCCTGCCCGACGTTGCCCCTGACTCCGGCGCCTCCGGTCCCGTACTGCGAGTTCGGCGGTCACGAATCCTCACGACCGGACCGTAGGACCCGGGGGGTCAGGCCGCCGGCGCGGTGGGCGACCCGAGGTCAGCCAGCGCCTGGCGGGCCAGGACGACCACGATAAGGCTGAATCGCCCCAACGTCGCGCTACTGGAACGTAGGTCGCGACGGGGGGCGCAGGGCCAGTCCGGCGGCGGCCTCCAGGAGGCACAGCGCTGCCAGCCGCACGGTGCGGTCGTCCGGGGTGTCCGCGGTGGCGTCCACCTCGGTGATGTCGAGGGCGGTCACCTGCGGGTGGCTTCCCGCGAGGAACGCCGCCTCGCGCAGCTCGTGCGCCGCCAGCCCTCCAGGGGCGGACGCTGGGCAGCCGGGCGCCACCGACCGGTCGCAGACGTCGACGTCCAGGTCGACGTACACCGGCCCGCCCGCCGCGCCGGCCACCGCCAGTGCCTCCTGCATGCACGCCGTGATCCCGCGCCGCTCCACGTCGTCCCGTCGTAGCACATGCAGGCCCCACTCCCGGGCCCGCTCCGTGTAGGCGCGGCTGTTCGCGAAGTCGGAGATGCCAACCTGGGCGATCCGGCTGGGGTCCAGGCCCGCCTCCTCCACCAGCCGGCGCACCGGCGAGCCGTTGCTCACGCCGTCCCTCAGGTCGTGGTGGGCGTCCAGGGTCACCAGCCCGGCGTGCTGCAGGTCGACCCCGAGGGCGCCCCGCCCAGCCGCGAACGTGATCGAGTTGTCCCCGCCCACCGCGACGAGCAGCCGGGACGTGCGTACCGCCCGCTCGGCGGACGCTGTCGTGGCGGCCTCGTCGCCGTCCGGGTCCGGCAGGTCGCCGAGGTCGACCGGGGCCAGACCTGCGAGGTCGGCGTTTCGCTGCGCGGCGTACGTCGAGTACCGGGCCAACGCCCACCGGACCGCAGCCGGGGTCGCGTCGGCCCCGGTCGGGGACAGCGACGTCCAGTGGGCGGGAACGCCGAGGACGGCGAGGTCCACCGACCGGTCGCCCGGCCCAGCGGCCAGCCAAGTCGCGGCGCGCGGCCAGCGTGGGTCGTCGGTCACGGCGTGATCCTGCCTCACCACGCGGGTGGCTGGGCTGCTTTGGATCGGCTCGGCGACATCGGCTATCGTTTGGCTTCGCTGCGCAGGGGCAACCCGGCGCGCATGCGGACGTAGCGCAGTTGGTAGCGCATCACCTTGCCAAGGTGAGGGTCGCGGGTTCGAGTCCCGTCGTCCGCTCGGAGGGGGCCCTGTGGGCCTGGTTCCGGTGGAGTGGCCGAGAGGCGAGGCAACGGCCTGCAAAGCCGTGTACACGGGTTCAAATCCCGTCTCCACCTCGCACGATGAGGGCGATTGGCGCAGTCTGGCTAGCGCGCTTCCTTGACACGGAAGAGGTCACAGGTTCAAGTCCTGTATCGCCCACCGCATAGGTGCAGGTCAGAGGTCGATTCCGAGATCCGTGGGACCGGCCTCTAGATCGTCTGTTAACAGTGTGTTAGCGGCGCAAAGCGCGACGACACACACGAACGCCCAAGGACGGCGGCGGA is drawn from Actinomycetes bacterium and contains these coding sequences:
- a CDS encoding arginase family protein → MTDDPRWPRAATWLAAGPGDRSVDLAVLGVPAHWTSLSPTGADATPAAVRWALARYSTYAAQRNADLAGLAPVDLGDLPDPDGDEAATTASAERAVRTSRLLVAVGGDNSITFAAGRGALGVDLQHAGLVTLDAHHDLRDGVSNGSPVRRLVEEAGLDPSRIAQVGISDFANSRAYTERAREWGLHVLRRDDVERRGITACMQEALAVAGAAGGPVYVDLDVDVCDRSVAPGCPASAPGGLAAHELREAAFLAGSHPQVTALDITEVDATADTPDDRTVRLAALCLLEAAAGLALRPPSRPTFQ